The Candidatus Bathyarchaeota archaeon nucleotide sequence CAAACAACTGGCTGGCTGACCAAATGAAGATGAACAGGACAACGGTTTCTAAATGGTGTAGGAACGATATGCAACCCAGAATAGAAACACTTTTTCAAATAGCACTGGTGTTAAACGTAGATGTAAGAGAACTTTTAGTATCAACAAAGAAATAATTTTAATAACTATCTAAATTTTAATTATTATGGCAAATACAAGAACCTACAAAGAAAAGACGTTGAAATGTTATTAGCGTCAAAAACAATTACCCAAACCTTGGGTGATAATCTTGCAGACCTGTCAATTGCAAGAAGCAACTGGTCTGAAACCTACGTTTCAGAACTTTCTACAAAAATTGATGATGCAATTGAGAATTATCTCGGCTTAGATAAAAAGAAAGAGTTAAGGGATGCAACCGGAAAACTTGCAACCATTCAAGTTCCGGCGTTAAGGGATTTATCTTTCTTGAAAACCCAACTTGAAGTTGACTTCGGTAATGAAGCTAAGGAAATTAAGAAAAAATTGGGATACGACAAAAACCTTCGCAATGTTCAAAAAGGAGACCAGGAAACTTTAATTCAATTACTATATACATTCAAAAAAGGAATGACCGGCGACTTAAAGACCTCAATCGTTAATAAAGGAACAAACGTAGC carries:
- a CDS encoding helix-turn-helix domain-containing protein, producing MKVYNRIKAVLAEQGKTNNWLADQMKMNRTTVSKWCRNDMQPRIETLFQIALVLNVDVRELLVSTKK